CGAAGGGAGGTATAGAGATTCATCTTTTCAGGGGCAATCCCCTGTATGTGTCCCTGTGTCAACCCAGACGATATATATATCTATATAGTGATCGTATGGATTACCATGGGAGAACCATTCCGCTTCGGTCTGGGGAGCCGCAAGGTCTACACATGCGGCCGAGGAACACCAGTGATCGCAATCCCGAAAGTGTGGCGCGAGAACTATGGGGTGGGTGCCGGGGACAGCGTCTCGATTGAGGTGCTGCAGAGCGGCGATATGCTGGTGAGGGTGCCGAAAAAATAAGTTTAGAACCTTTTTCCTACGTTTCTTCTACTACTTCATATTCGAGGAAAGCGTTACAG
This DNA window, taken from Methanofollis sp., encodes the following:
- a CDS encoding AbrB/MazE/SpoVT family DNA-binding domain-containing protein, translated to MGEPFRFGLGSRKVYTCGRGTPVIAIPKVWRENYGVGAGDSVSIEVLQSGDMLVRVPKK